The stretch of DNA CTAGTGCTTTTAAGACATCATCACGAAGCTTCATAAATGCCGTCCATTTTTCCTCTAAAGCTTTCGCACCTGCAAGTTCCTTATACTCTGGAAGATCGGTCAATTGAACACTTTCTTCTTCGACTGCAGGGATGAATTTCCACACTTCATCTGCTGTATGAGAGAGAATAGGTGATACTAATTTTGTTAGCGCAAGCAGTGACTCGTATAATACCGTTTGAATGGCTCTGCGTTCATGATTATCTGCTGCTTCAATATAAAGGACATCCTTTGCAAAGTCTAGGTAGAATGCACTTAAGTCTAAAGTACAGAAATTATTTACAGCATGATAAATGCCTGCAAACTCATAGTTTTCATAAGCTTGGCGAACATATTTAATTAGCTTATTTAATTTAACAAGCATAAATTGGTCAACTTCACGCAGGTTTTCGTAGGCAACAGCATCTGTTGATGGATTAAAGTCGGCTAAGTTTCCAAGTAAAAAACGGAAGGTATTACGAATTTTACGATATACCTCAGCAACCTGCTTAAGAATCGCATCGGAAACACGAACATCTGCCTGATAATCAACAGAGGCAACCCATAGTCGTAAAATATCTGCTCCTAACTGATTCATAACCTTCGCAGGTACAACCACATTACCTATTGATTTACTCATTTTTCTACCTTCACCATCAAGCGCGAAACCATGGCTCAAGACTCCTTTATATGGAGCTTTGCCAGATACAGCAACTGCAGTGGATAGGGATGAGTTAAACCAGCCACGGTATTGGTCAGATCCTTCTAAATAAAGGTCTGCTGGGCGGACTAAATCTTCTCTTTCTAGAAGAACCGCTTGATGGGAAGAACCAGAATCAAACCAAACATCCATAATATCAGTTTCTTTAGTAAAGATTCCATTCGGGCTTCCTGGGTGAGTAAAGCCTTCCGGAAGTAATTCCTTCGCTTCTTTTTCGAACCAAATATTAGATCCATGTGCGCGGAATAATTCAGATACATGATTAATCGTTTCGTCAGTAATAATCTCTTCACCATTTTCCGCATAGAAAACTGGAATTGGTACACCCCAAACGCGCTGACGAGAAATACACCAGTCACCACGGTCACGAACCATATTAAACAGTCGTGTCTCGCCCCAAGCAGGAACCCATTTCGTTTCCTTAACTGCTTCTAACAAATCTTCACGGAAGTCTTTAATAGAAGCGAACCATTGGGCAGTAGCACGGAAAATTACTGGTTTCTTTGTTCTCCAATCATGTGGATACGAGTGAGTGATAAATGATAATTTCAACAGTGCACCTGCTTCTTCTAAAGCCTGTGCAATCGGCTTATTAGCAGTATCATAAAATAAGCCTTCGAAACCCGGTGCCTCACTTGTCATCACACCTTTGTCATCTACAGGACAAAGAACATCTAATCCATATTTCTGACCAACATAAAAGTCATCTTCCCCATGTCCAGGCGCGGTATGAACACAGCCAGTACCTGCATCAGTGGTTACGTGTTCACCCAACATCACTAACGAATCACGGTCATATAATGGGTGTGCTGCGACAATATATTCTAATTCAGCACCCTTCACTTTTTGAACAACTGTAGTATCTTCCCAGCCGATTTCTTTTGTTACTGCTTCTAAAAGTGCTTCAGCAACAAGGTACTTACTTCCATTTGCAGATACAATCACATAGGTTAGGTCAGGATGAACAGAAATCCCCAGGTTTGCAGGAATAGTCCACGGCGTTGTAGTCCAAATGATGATTTGCGTATCAGTATCAAGGACACCCTTGCCGTCCTTCACCTTAAAACCAACATAAATAGAAGCTGAACGTTTATCTTGATATTCAATTTCCGCTTCAGCTAAGGCTGATTCACTAGATGGTGACCAGTAAACTGGCTTTTTGCCTTTGTAAATATAGCCTTTTTTCGCCATTTCACCAAATACTTTAATTTGTTGTGCTTCGTATTCAGGTTTTAAAGTAATATATGGATTTTCCCAATCACCACGAACACCAAGACGCTTAAATTGTGTACGCTGATTATCAACCTGCTCAAGTGCATATTTAGTACATAGCTGACGAAATTCTGCTACCGTCATTTCTTTCCGCTTTACACCTTTATTTGTTAATGC from Bacillus sp. SLBN-46 encodes:
- the ileS gene encoding isoleucine--tRNA ligase; the protein is MEYKDTLLMPQTEFPMRGNLPQREPEIQAKWEEMKIYQQVQERTKGRPMFVLHDGPPYANGDIHMGHALNKILKDMIVRYKSMSGYHAPYVPGWDTHGLPIEQALTNKGVKRKEMTVAEFRQLCTKYALEQVDNQRTQFKRLGVRGDWENPYITLKPEYEAQQIKVFGEMAKKGYIYKGKKPVYWSPSSESALAEAEIEYQDKRSASIYVGFKVKDGKGVLDTDTQIIIWTTTPWTIPANLGISVHPDLTYVIVSANGSKYLVAEALLEAVTKEIGWEDTTVVQKVKGAELEYIVAAHPLYDRDSLVMLGEHVTTDAGTGCVHTAPGHGEDDFYVGQKYGLDVLCPVDDKGVMTSEAPGFEGLFYDTANKPIAQALEEAGALLKLSFITHSYPHDWRTKKPVIFRATAQWFASIKDFREDLLEAVKETKWVPAWGETRLFNMVRDRGDWCISRQRVWGVPIPVFYAENGEEIITDETINHVSELFRAHGSNIWFEKEAKELLPEGFTHPGSPNGIFTKETDIMDVWFDSGSSHQAVLLEREDLVRPADLYLEGSDQYRGWFNSSLSTAVAVSGKAPYKGVLSHGFALDGEGRKMSKSIGNVVVPAKVMNQLGADILRLWVASVDYQADVRVSDAILKQVAEVYRKIRNTFRFLLGNLADFNPSTDAVAYENLREVDQFMLVKLNKLIKYVRQAYENYEFAGIYHAVNNFCTLDLSAFYLDFAKDVLYIEAADNHERRAIQTVLYESLLALTKLVSPILSHTADEVWKFIPAVEEESVQLTDLPEYKELAGAKALEEKWTAFMKLRDDVLKALEEARNQKVIGKSLTAKITLYVNDKSKALLDSIEENMKQLFIVSGFEVAGTYEEAPENALKLEGAAIVVTKAEGETCERCWIVTPEVGQDQEHKTLCPRCAEVVKENYTHLA